The proteins below are encoded in one region of Winogradskyella helgolandensis:
- a CDS encoding CotH kinase family protein gives MKKTITQFIILLISINVFSQELYDINTIQTIEIEFAESNWDALLDAEKAGDNEYTEATSVTINGTVFNQVGVKYKGNSSYSANQTKNPFHIELDTYVDQDYQGYTDIKLANVFADPSFVRETVAYNIVNQYMDAPQANYANVYVNGTLIGLYTNTESISKKFVNKHFNSNDNAFFSCSPPDGAGPETTTLPNLEYLGTSYTSYDDAYEIKSDDEDDESVALAHWGDLIELTNILNNDITNIETVLDVDMAIWMLAFDNVMVNLDSYIGQFKQNYYLYKDNNGQFKPVVWDLNMSFGTFAMTGESSTSGPGGPGGPGGPGGPGGSSGTLNSTTEKAELDYLLHDTDTDFPLISKLLAVPKYKRMYLAHFKTILTENISNSNYLTLANDYQAIISEAVTADLNKFYTNTQFTGNINTDYNIGGNTACGLTNLMTARSSYLLSQSDFTTTQPTISNVETSVSTPLIGDTVSITVEVTDTDNVYLGYRTDLTAPFTKIEMFDDGTHNDGVVGDNVYGIDVTIDTANLQYYIYAENSNIGAFSPARAEYEFYSIEATYTTIAVGDLVINEIMASNETTAADQDGDYDDWLELYNNSSETLSLDNLYLSDDQDDLLVWAFPSGLTIEPDSYLIVWCDKDDDQEGLHADIKFSSDGESAILSYADGTVIENITFGAQTDDMGYARNPNGTGDFVIQEPTFNANNENIDDYDVLNVGDLVINEILASNDTGETDDAGEYEDWIELYNTTNETLSLDNLYLSDDADDPLVYQFPTGTTLDADSYLIVWCDSDPDQGDFHADFKLSSGGETVILSYANGVILQDIEFGEQTTDMGYARNPNGTGDFVIQEPTFGLNNETLSIDEVLFSNALKVYPNPTSNNLTIENSNYAIETVEVYNLQGQQLFQNEYANKNAITLDFTSFSKGLYMVVLNKTTVLKISRS, from the coding sequence ATGAAAAAAACAATTACTCAATTTATTATTTTGTTGATATCTATCAATGTCTTTTCACAAGAATTGTACGACATTAATACGATACAAACTATAGAAATTGAATTTGCTGAAAGCAATTGGGATGCGTTGTTAGATGCTGAAAAAGCCGGTGACAATGAGTATACAGAAGCGACATCTGTTACTATTAATGGTACTGTTTTTAACCAAGTAGGGGTTAAGTATAAGGGCAATAGTTCTTATAGTGCTAATCAAACAAAAAATCCATTTCATATCGAATTAGATACCTATGTAGATCAAGATTATCAAGGGTATACAGATATTAAATTAGCGAATGTTTTTGCAGATCCTTCATTTGTAAGAGAGACCGTAGCTTATAATATTGTCAACCAATATATGGATGCACCTCAGGCCAATTATGCTAATGTCTATGTCAATGGAACATTAATTGGTTTGTATACCAATACAGAATCTATTTCTAAGAAATTTGTAAACAAGCATTTTAATTCTAATGATAATGCGTTCTTTAGTTGTAGTCCACCAGATGGCGCTGGTCCAGAAACAACCACACTCCCTAATTTAGAATATTTGGGAACCAGTTACACAAGCTACGATGATGCTTATGAAATTAAATCTGATGACGAAGACGATGAGTCAGTAGCACTTGCACATTGGGGTGATTTAATTGAATTAACCAATATTTTGAATAATGATATTACGAATATTGAAACTGTTTTAGATGTCGATATGGCGATATGGATGTTAGCTTTTGATAATGTGATGGTAAATCTAGACAGTTATATTGGTCAGTTTAAACAAAACTATTATTTATATAAAGATAATAATGGCCAGTTTAAACCTGTAGTTTGGGATTTAAATATGTCTTTTGGTACGTTTGCGATGACAGGTGAATCTAGTACTAGTGGTCCAGGAGGTCCAGGAGGTCCGGGTGGTCCAGGAGGACCAGGTGGCTCAAGTGGAACTTTGAATTCAACTACTGAAAAAGCAGAGTTGGATTATTTGCTTCATGATACAGATACTGATTTTCCGTTGATATCTAAATTATTAGCAGTACCTAAATACAAAAGAATGTATTTAGCACATTTTAAAACTATTTTGACCGAAAACATCAGTAACTCAAATTACTTAACATTAGCTAATGATTATCAAGCTATAATTTCAGAGGCTGTTACTGCAGACCTAAATAAATTTTACACAAATACACAATTCACAGGTAATATCAATACAGATTATAATATTGGCGGAAATACAGCTTGTGGCTTAACCAATTTAATGACTGCAAGAAGTTCTTATCTACTAAGTCAGTCCGATTTTACAACGACACAGCCTACTATAAGTAATGTTGAAACATCGGTATCGACACCATTAATTGGAGATACGGTTTCAATCACTGTAGAAGTAACAGATACGGATAATGTGTATTTAGGTTATAGAACAGATCTAACGGCACCTTTTACAAAAATAGAAATGTTTGATGATGGTACTCATAATGATGGTGTTGTGGGTGATAATGTTTATGGCATTGATGTCACTATAGATACGGCTAATCTTCAATATTATATTTATGCAGAAAATTCAAATATTGGTGCGTTTTCACCAGCTAGAGCTGAGTATGAATTTTATAGTATTGAAGCAACCTACACAACAATCGCCGTTGGTGATTTGGTTATCAACGAAATTATGGCCTCTAATGAAACTACAGCCGCAGATCAAGATGGTGACTATGATGATTGGTTAGAGCTTTATAACAATAGTTCTGAAACATTAAGTCTAGATAATTTATATTTATCTGATGATCAAGATGATTTATTGGTTTGGGCTTTTCCTTCAGGATTAACCATCGAACCAGATAGTTATTTAATAGTTTGGTGCGATAAAGATGATGATCAAGAAGGTTTACATGCAGATATAAAATTTTCTTCAGATGGTGAAAGTGCCATATTATCTTATGCAGACGGAACAGTAATTGAAAATATAACTTTTGGTGCCCAAACAGATGATATGGGGTATGCCAGAAATCCTAACGGCACAGGTGATTTTGTGATACAAGAACCAACGTTTAATGCCAATAATGAGAATATTGATGATTATGATGTTTTAAATGTGGGGGATTTAGTAATAAACGAAATCTTAGCATCTAATGACACAGGCGAAACTGACGATGCAGGAGAATATGAAGATTGGATAGAGTTATATAACACCACCAACGAAACACTTAGCTTAGATAATTTGTATTTATCCGATGATGCTGATGACCCGTTAGTATATCAGTTTCCAACAGGTACAACGCTAGATGCCGATAGTTATCTTATTGTGTGGTGCGATAGTGATCCAGATCAAGGTGATTTTCACGCTGATTTTAAACTGTCTAGCGGAGGTGAAACAGTGATTTTATCTTATGCCAATGGTGTGATTTTACAAGATATCGAATTTGGAGAACAAACTACAGATATGGGGTATGCTCGAAATCCAAATGGAACAGGAGATTTTGTGATTCAAGAACCAACTTTTGGTTTGAATAATGAGACACTATCTATAGATGAGGTTCTTTTTAGTAATGCGCTTAAAGTTTACCCTAATCCAACATCGAATAATCTTACCATAGAAAATTCAAATTATGCTATAGAAACTGTTGAAGTTTATAACCTTCAGGGACAACAATTATTTCAAAATGAGTATGCTAATAAAAATGCGATAACTCTAGATTTTACATCTTTTTCAAAAGGGCTTTATATGGTTGTATTGAATAAGACAACAGTCTTAAAGATTTCGAGAAGTTAA
- a CDS encoding YHYH protein, translating into MRTNQFLIKSISIFSFVLLIFTSCSSDDSTDSSDDGGDDEVLVTNVDASFFTTGDGSVTITTVPCTLSDGTSTDCYQIVTSSIPTDHTLGPWCPDNISDDASAGGIWLEDGLVYDVDGAFVENLATFYNDDNWLMYDGNGDIYITETEEDCINAANPNVSEAYENFCVECLPSYITDLTQTWLIPISPVLQNTGVFFATGPGGPANTAPSTRGIALNGIEFSAPAPVDNILGAYTLAPFDDAGGHINVNQGYHYHAATGFSTKIEQTDGHASLIGYALDGHGIYELEDSEGNSPTNLDTYRGHTDDTRGYHYHVDAAGNNNFINGLKGAYAI; encoded by the coding sequence ATGAGAACGAATCAATTTTTAATAAAGTCAATTTCAATTTTTAGCTTTGTTCTATTAATATTTACATCATGTAGTTCTGATGATAGTACAGATAGTTCAGACGATGGAGGTGATGATGAAGTTTTAGTGACCAATGTAGATGCATCCTTTTTTACAACTGGTGATGGATCGGTTACTATTACAACTGTGCCTTGTACTTTATCTGATGGTACATCTACAGATTGCTACCAAATTGTAACAAGCAGTATACCAACAGACCATACGCTAGGGCCTTGGTGTCCAGATAATATTTCAGATGATGCTTCTGCTGGTGGTATATGGTTAGAGGATGGATTAGTTTATGATGTCGATGGCGCTTTTGTAGAAAATCTTGCCACTTTTTATAACGATGATAATTGGTTAATGTACGATGGCAATGGAGACATTTATATCACAGAAACAGAAGAAGATTGTATTAACGCAGCAAACCCTAATGTTAGCGAAGCTTACGAGAATTTTTGTGTAGAATGTCTGCCATCTTACATCACCGATTTAACTCAAACTTGGTTGATACCAATTTCTCCAGTGCTTCAAAATACAGGCGTGTTTTTTGCAACAGGACCAGGTGGACCAGCAAATACGGCACCTTCAACACGAGGTATCGCCTTAAATGGTATTGAGTTTTCAGCACCTGCACCTGTGGATAATATTCTTGGGGCTTATACTTTGGCACCTTTTGATGATGCAGGTGGACATATTAATGTCAACCAAGGCTATCATTACCATGCTGCAACAGGTTTTAGTACCAAGATAGAGCAAACCGATGGACATGCGTCATTAATTGGCTATGCTTTAGATGGCCATGGGATTTATGAATTAGAAGATAGTGAAGGTAATTCGCCAACTAACCTAGATACCTATCGTGGTCATACAGATGATACACGTGGTTATCATTACCACGTAGATGCGGCAGGAAACAACAATTTTATAAATGGTCTGAAAGGAGCATACGCGATTTAA
- a CDS encoding endonuclease, whose amino-acid sequence MKHFYTLLLAFITSFSFAQLAPPTELESYYSTVDFTTTGVYLKNDLIDVTADKHVNYLSYGDVWDASRITDLDPNNSNNVLLLYGYNDTDGSITTDRTRGKFDNGGGVGDWNREHVYPKSLGNPNLGTSGPGSDAQMLRPSDVQRNGQRGSLKFADKNSGEFPNGESGTTNSGWYPGDEWKGDCARIIMYMYLRYGERCLPTNVGFGSSASTPDDMIDLFLQWNAEDPVVDGGLEDVRNAYHGNASNEFAQGNRNPFIDNPYLATVIWGGPDAQNRWEDLSINDEQQNRIKMFPNPVNGNEVSIISNQDIMAEVYDILGKKVTVQNMTSNQTKLNISELTKGVYIVKLSSENGTQTKRLIKQ is encoded by the coding sequence ATGAAACACTTTTACACTTTACTATTAGCATTTATAACGTCATTTTCATTTGCACAATTAGCTCCTCCAACAGAATTAGAATCATACTACAGTACTGTTGATTTTACTACGACGGGTGTTTATTTGAAAAATGATTTAATTGATGTTACGGCAGACAAACACGTTAACTATTTAAGTTACGGTGATGTTTGGGATGCTTCAAGAATAACAGATTTAGATCCAAATAACTCAAATAATGTCCTTTTACTTTACGGATATAACGATACTGATGGCAGCATAACGACTGACAGAACAAGAGGAAAGTTTGATAACGGTGGTGGTGTTGGCGATTGGAACAGAGAACATGTTTACCCAAAATCTTTAGGAAATCCTAACCTAGGCACTTCTGGCCCTGGTTCTGATGCGCAAATGCTTAGACCTAGTGATGTTCAAAGAAACGGTCAACGTGGGAGCTTAAAGTTTGCTGATAAAAATTCTGGTGAGTTTCCTAATGGAGAGTCTGGAACTACAAATAGTGGCTGGTATCCTGGAGATGAGTGGAAAGGTGACTGTGCTAGAATTATTATGTACATGTATCTGCGTTATGGCGAGCGATGCTTACCAACAAATGTAGGTTTTGGTAGTAGCGCCTCTACACCTGATGATATGATTGATCTGTTTTTACAATGGAATGCTGAAGACCCTGTAGTTGATGGTGGTTTAGAAGATGTGAGAAACGCATATCACGGAAATGCAAGTAATGAGTTTGCTCAAGGCAATAGAAACCCTTTTATAGATAATCCTTATTTAGCTACTGTTATTTGGGGAGGACCTGATGCTCAAAACAGATGGGAAGATCTTTCGATTAATGATGAACAACAAAATCGTATTAAAATGTTCCCTAACCCTGTTAATGGCAACGAAGTTTCAATCATCTCCAACCAAGACATTATGGCTGAAGTTTACGATATTTTAGGCAAAAAAGTGACAGTTCAAAACATGACGTCCAACCAAACTAAATTAAATATCTCTGAATTAACTAAAGGTGTTTATATCGTAAAGTTAAGTTCAGAAAACGGCACTCAGACAAAACGTTTGATTAAACAATAA
- a CDS encoding RNA polymerase sigma factor, with translation MEETEFIQELKLKSTKAYSQLLDDFQQKVFSTCISFVPNREDAEDIAQDVFIEVFNSINKFKGDSKLSTWIYRITTNKCLEFIRKKNTKKRFAFLQSITGNAIPMDKTDYFTEMNHPGILLENKELNATLFKAINSLPESQSVVFTLHKIDGKSYQEVAEITNRSLSSVESVMFRAKKNLQKVLENYYKNEH, from the coding sequence TTGGAAGAAACTGAATTTATACAAGAATTAAAATTGAAAAGCACAAAAGCTTATAGTCAGCTTTTAGATGATTTTCAGCAAAAAGTATTTAGCACGTGTATATCGTTTGTGCCAAACAGAGAAGATGCTGAAGATATTGCTCAAGATGTTTTTATTGAAGTTTTTAATTCGATTAATAAGTTTAAAGGTGATTCTAAATTATCGACTTGGATTTACAGAATTACAACCAATAAATGTTTAGAGTTTATAAGAAAGAAGAATACTAAAAAACGTTTCGCTTTTTTACAATCTATAACAGGTAATGCTATTCCGATGGATAAAACGGATTATTTCACTGAAATGAATCATCCCGGAATTTTATTAGAAAACAAAGAACTGAATGCCACTTTATTTAAAGCAATCAATAGTTTGCCAGAAAGTCAGAGTGTCGTTTTTACATTACATAAAATAGATGGTAAGAGTTATCAAGAAGTTGCTGAAATAACAAATAGAAGTTTGTCATCGGTTGAGTCTGTAATGTTTAGAGCTAAAAAGAATTTACAGAAGGTTTTAGAGAATTATTATAAAAATGAACATTAG
- a CDS encoding RsmB/NOP family class I SAM-dependent RNA methyltransferase, protein MRLHRNLCFAVIDGLHLIFNEGEYADKVIQQLLKRDKRWGSRDRGFVAETVYTIVRYQRLYAEIANVKAPYHRDDLWRLFAVWATLKGIKLPDWKYFTDTPTRKIKGRFDELSKIRKYRESIPDWIDELGVSELGEAEWTKEIAKQNEQAEVILRVNTLKTTKKDLQLKLESEDIETEFLPNHPSALKLKERANVFVTEAFKNGWFEVQDASSQLVADYLDVKPGMKVVDVCAGAGGKTLHLASLMENKGQLIAMDIYESKLKKLKVRARRNGVHNIEMKVIDSTKPIKKLHGKADRLLIDAPCSGLGVLRRNPDAKWKLQPEFIENIKKTQQEVLEQYSKMVKPGGKMVYATCSVLPSENQKQVEKFLTSEAGKDFTFVKDKKVLAYKSGFDGFYMALLEKND, encoded by the coding sequence ATGAGATTACATAGAAATTTATGCTTTGCAGTAATTGACGGATTACACCTTATATTTAATGAAGGTGAATATGCTGACAAAGTGATACAACAATTATTAAAACGCGATAAGCGTTGGGGAAGTCGCGATAGAGGTTTTGTGGCAGAAACGGTTTATACCATAGTAAGATACCAAAGACTCTATGCCGAAATAGCAAATGTAAAAGCACCATACCACAGAGATGACCTATGGAGACTATTTGCCGTTTGGGCAACGCTAAAAGGGATTAAGTTACCTGATTGGAAATACTTTACAGATACACCAACGCGTAAAATAAAAGGACGTTTTGACGAATTGTCTAAAATTAGAAAATACCGCGAATCTATTCCAGATTGGATTGATGAATTGGGTGTTTCTGAATTAGGTGAAGCCGAATGGACTAAAGAAATTGCCAAGCAAAATGAACAAGCCGAGGTTATTCTTAGAGTCAATACCTTAAAAACAACTAAAAAAGATTTACAGCTTAAGCTAGAATCAGAAGATATTGAAACTGAATTTTTACCAAACCATCCTTCTGCTTTAAAACTTAAAGAGCGCGCTAACGTATTTGTTACTGAAGCTTTCAAAAACGGTTGGTTTGAAGTACAAGATGCCTCATCACAGTTAGTTGCTGACTATTTAGATGTTAAACCAGGAATGAAAGTGGTTGACGTTTGTGCTGGCGCTGGAGGTAAAACCTTACACTTAGCGTCGTTAATGGAAAACAAAGGCCAACTTATAGCTATGGATATTTACGAAAGTAAATTGAAAAAACTTAAAGTTAGAGCTAGAAGAAATGGAGTTCATAATATTGAAATGAAAGTCATCGATTCTACGAAGCCTATTAAGAAATTACACGGTAAAGCCGATCGTTTATTAATTGATGCTCCATGTTCTGGACTTGGAGTTTTAAGACGAAATCCGGATGCCAAGTGGAAATTACAACCTGAATTTATAGAGAATATTAAGAAAACGCAACAAGAGGTTTTAGAACAATATTCTAAAATGGTAAAACCAGGTGGAAAAATGGTGTATGCTACATGCTCTGTTTTACCTTCTGAAAACCAAAAACAAGTTGAAAAATTTCTAACGTCAGAAGCTGGGAAAGATTTTACATTCGTAAAGGATAAGAAAGTATTAGCCTACAAATCTGGATTCGATGGATTTTATATGGCGCTTTTAGAAAAAAACGACTAA
- a CDS encoding EF-hand domain-containing protein, with product MKNHTLKTVVLVAIVSLFMVNHSYGQDKQDRKGPPTYAKLLEEMDANDDGKLAKDEVKGPLKDSFSEIDTDEDGFISEEEFKNAPKPERKKRDN from the coding sequence ATGAAAAATCACACATTAAAAACAGTAGTCCTAGTTGCAATAGTTTCATTATTTATGGTGAACCATTCTTATGGGCAAGACAAACAAGACAGAAAAGGACCACCAACGTATGCTAAACTTTTAGAAGAGATGGATGCCAACGATGATGGAAAACTTGCAAAAGATGAAGTAAAAGGACCTTTGAAAGATAGTTTTTCAGAAATAGACACGGATGAAGATGGTTTTATAAGTGAGGAAGAATTTAAAAATGCTCCAAAGCCAGAACGTAAAAAAAGAGATAATTAA
- a CDS encoding endonuclease produces the protein MKHIYLLLLLVSSIGFAQIPSNYYDSANGLTGFDLKTELKTIITSGHDDQGYGELYTGYATAFIDNIAETGYENDGTLLMYYTENPNGTDPYTFTLGTNQCGNYGAESDCYNREHIVPQGSFGSASPMKNDIHHVVPSDGYANGKRNNFPFGTVGSATWTSLNGSKLGSSNVSGYSGTVFEPLDEFKGDIARAILYFVTRYQDNVDGYTSFEMFNGTENQALSDWAVDMLLDWHNNVDPVDQTERDRNDAAYNFQGNANPFVDHPEYVNMIWNPTPDTEAPTNPTNLVASNPTNSTIDLAWTAATDNIGVTTYDIYMDGNYAFSSNNTSATKTSLIPNINFCFTVKAKDAEGNESGFSNESCETTTNNGDNPDPNCIDENFENIGTSSASYSSVTWTGNEGLTWNATDARTDQTLDGRAITVRNGTLGPTDFSNISFIDKLTITTQRVFGGATGTFDLVVNGNFVETIPYGDNPITTIIDINVNPVTSLVINNNSSTSNRVMFDNLSWTCGLLSVADYSLGNIKLHPNPVKNNLTVDFKSDIATNIEIFDILGKRVFKININETSDLNLQTLKTGIYIVKMTQGDSTVTKKLIKQ, from the coding sequence ATGAAACACATCTACCTATTACTTTTATTGGTGTCAAGTATTGGATTTGCCCAAATCCCTTCAAATTATTATGATAGTGCCAATGGCTTAACTGGTTTTGATTTAAAAACTGAATTAAAAACTATTATTACTAGCGGTCATGACGATCAAGGCTATGGCGAATTATATACAGGCTATGCTACAGCGTTTATTGACAATATAGCAGAAACTGGTTATGAAAATGATGGCACACTTTTAATGTACTATACTGAAAACCCTAATGGTACAGATCCTTACACGTTTACACTTGGCACTAACCAATGTGGAAATTATGGTGCTGAATCTGATTGTTATAACCGTGAGCATATCGTACCACAGGGCTCTTTTGGAAGCGCATCTCCAATGAAAAATGATATTCACCATGTTGTACCAAGTGATGGTTATGCTAATGGTAAAAGAAATAACTTCCCTTTTGGAACAGTTGGATCTGCAACTTGGACATCACTAAATGGATCTAAACTAGGATCTAGTAATGTATCAGGATATTCAGGTACTGTTTTCGAACCTCTAGATGAATTTAAAGGAGATATCGCTAGAGCCATACTTTATTTTGTAACACGTTATCAAGATAATGTTGATGGTTATACCAGTTTTGAAATGTTTAATGGCACAGAAAACCAAGCACTATCAGATTGGGCTGTTGATATGTTATTAGATTGGCACAATAACGTAGATCCTGTAGATCAAACAGAGCGTGATAGAAATGATGCTGCATATAATTTTCAAGGTAACGCGAATCCTTTTGTAGATCATCCAGAATATGTGAATATGATTTGGAATCCTACTCCAGATACAGAAGCACCAACTAACCCAACGAATTTAGTAGCTTCTAATCCTACAAATAGCACTATTGATTTAGCTTGGACGGCTGCAACAGATAACATAGGTGTAACAACTTACGATATTTACATGGATGGAAATTATGCGTTTAGTTCTAATAATACATCTGCCACCAAAACATCGTTAATACCAAACATCAACTTTTGTTTTACAGTAAAAGCAAAAGATGCAGAAGGAAATGAGTCAGGTTTCAGTAATGAATCTTGTGAAACAACCACAAACAACGGTGATAACCCTGATCCAAATTGTATTGACGAAAATTTTGAAAACATAGGAACTTCATCTGCATCTTACTCAAGTGTTACCTGGACAGGTAATGAAGGTCTTACTTGGAATGCTACAGATGCTAGAACAGATCAAACGCTAGATGGTAGAGCCATAACCGTTAGAAATGGTACACTAGGACCAACGGATTTTAGTAACATTTCCTTTATAGATAAATTAACCATAACTACTCAACGTGTTTTTGGAGGGGCTACTGGAACTTTTGATTTAGTTGTTAACGGAAATTTTGTAGAAACAATACCCTATGGTGATAATCCTATAACAACAATTATTGATATAAATGTAAACCCTGTAACATCATTGGTAATCAACAATAATAGTTCAACATCAAACAGAGTGATGTTTGATAATTTATCTTGGACATGTGGTTTACTTTCTGTGGCTGACTATAGTTTAGGAAATATAAAACTGCACCCAAACCCAGTTAAAAATAATTTAACTGTAGATTTTAAATCTGATATTGCTACAAATATTGAAATTTTTGATATTCTTGGAAAGCGCGTCTTTAAAATCAACATCAATGAAACTAGCGATTTAAATCTTCAGACTTTAAAAACTGGAATTTATATTGTTAAAATGACTCAAGGTGACTCAACTGTTACTAAAAAGCTGATTAAACAATAA